One Spinacia oleracea cultivar Varoflay chromosome 4, BTI_SOV_V1, whole genome shotgun sequence DNA segment encodes these proteins:
- the LOC130471750 gene encoding uncharacterized protein produces MSWQGAIVFTKLDLRAGYHQLRVHEGDVFKTTFKTHTGHYEFLVMPFGLTNAPSTFQGWMNDVFRPLLRKCVLVFFDDILVYISNITDYLKHLEEVFKLMQHNLMAAKDSKCIFATYKVEYLGHFISAKGVETDLKKISAISSWPVPTPVKVLRSFLGLAGYYRKFRLSVYEKELLAIVFVVQKWEKYLIAGHFIIRTDQKSLKWPLQQKISTPFQQFWLSKLMGFYYEIQYKSGKENVAADALSSLQQGQYVAHYKLQDGLLHKNARLVVGPDENLRRKLLNWHHASPECGHSGRDITLKKLKTLFSWRGMTKDVRQYIRKCPTCQLSKYDTSVKPGLLQPLPISEEVWVDISMDFIGGLPKSNGKEVIFVVVDRLRLFSLHGTEFLLSSAYHPETDGQTEVVNRCLETYLRCMCGEKPKEWSLWLPMAEWWYNTHFQSAIQLTPYEVVYNQPPPVYLPYLAGDSPIEVVDRSLQRREQILALIKFQLTRAQARMKSQADKHRSDRSFNTVATQVPIWLQGREEDLLIQPEAILDTRVVQFQNKDQIQYLVQWQQCPLHEASWERAKDFVQRFPSLSGVFFGRCDGKEIFQFFGRCDVELVGGERDRVLKSSATIINGVINSLYSSDRWRIGDNKDFITVGCDGNAVDKDYVIVADQNRYDRYMQIISRSKPLCPEKNQYVQIMSKSE; encoded by the exons ATGAGTTGGCAAGGAGCAATTGTGTTTACTAAGTTGGACTTGAGAGCTGGCTACCACCAACTTAGAGTACATGAAGGGGATGTGTTTAAGACAACATTTAAAACCCATACTGGTCACTATGAGTTTCTGGTGATGCCTTTTGGGCTAACAAATGCACCATCAACTTTTCAAGGGTGGATGAATGATGTTTTTAGACCTCTGCTAAGGAAGTGTGTGCTGGTGTTCTTTGATGATATATTGGTATACATCAGTAACATTACAGATTATTTGAAACACTTGGAGGAAGTTTTCAAACTGATGCAACACAATCTGATGGCAGCAAAGGATAGCAAGTGCATATTTGCTACTTACAAAGTGGAGTATTTAGGTCATTTTATCTCTGCTAAGGGGGTGGAAACAGATCTTAAGAAAATTTCTGCCATATCTAGCTGGCCAGTTCCTACTCCAGTCAAAGTTTTGAGAAGTTTTTTGGGATTAGCTGGGTATTACAGAAAGTTT AGGCTGTCTGTTTATGAAAAGGAGTTATTGGCTATTGTCTTTGTTGTACAGAAATGGGAGAAATATTTGATTGCTGGTCATTTCATCATCAGAACAGATCAAAAGAGTCTAAAGTGGCCACTCCAACAGAAGATTTCTACCCCTTTTCAGCAATTTTGGTTGTCAAAGTTGATGGGTTTTTATTATGAAATACAGTATAAGAGTGGTAAGGAGAATGTAGCTGCTGATGCTTTATCTAGT TTACAACAAGGGCAATATGTTGCTCACTACAAGCTACAAGATGGGTTGCTACATAAAAATGCAAGATTGGTAGTTGGCCCTGATGAGAATCTAAGGAGAAAATTGTTGAATTGGCATCATGCCTCACCTGAGTGTGGGCATTCTGGTAGAGACATTACTTTGAAGAAACTAAAGACTTTGTTTTCTTGGAGAGGAATGACAAAGGATGTCAGACAGTATATCAGAAAGTGTCCCACTTGTCAACTTTCTAAGTATGACACCTCTGTAAAGCCTGGGTTATTACAACCTTTACCAATTTCTGAAGAAGTTTGGGTAGACATATCAATGGACTTTATTGGAGGATTGCCTAAATCCAATGGAAAAGAAGTTATTTTTGTGGTTGTTGACAGGCTGA GGCTATTCTCTTTGCATGGTACTGAGTTCCTCCTATCCTCTGCTTATCACCCTGAAACTGATGGCCAAACTGAAGTGGTCAACAGGTGTTTAGAGACCTATCTTAGGTGTATGTGTGGGGAGAAACCCAAGGAGTGGAGTTTATGGTTGCCCATGGCTGAATGGTGGTATAATACTCATTTTCAATCTGCTATCCAACTCACCCCTTATGAAGTGGTGTACAATCAACCTCCACCAGTGTACCTACCTTATCTTGCTGGTGATTCTCCCATTGAAGTGGTAGACAGAAGTTTACAAAGAAGAGAACAAATTCTTGCACTCATCAAGTTCCAGTTAACTAGGGCTCAAGCAAGAATGAAGTCACAAGCTGACAAGCATAGATCTGACAGATCTTTTAATACTG TGGCTACTCAAGTTCCTATTTGGCTACAAGGTCGAGAGGAAGATCTTCTTATTCAACCTGAAGCTATACTAGACACAAGGGTGGTGCAATTCCAGAACAAAGATCAAATTCAGTACCTAGTACAGTGGCAACAGTGTCCACTTCATGAGGCTAGTTGGGAAAGAGCCAAAGATTTTGTTCAGAGATTTCCTTCTTTAAGCGGGGTG TTTTTTGGTCGCTGTGATGGCAAGGAGATTTTTCAGTTTTTTGGTCGCTGTGATGTCGAGCTTGTTGGAGGCGAGAGAGACAGAG TTTTGAAATCTTCTGCCACAATTATTAATGGTGTTATTAATTCACTTTACAGTTCGGATCGGTGGCGGATCGGTGACAACAAAGATTTCATAACAGTAGGCTGTGATGGAAACGCTGTCGACAAGGATTATGTTATTGTTGCTG atcagaaccggtATGATCGGTATATgcagatcatatccagatcaaaaCCATTATGTCCAGAGAAGAATCAGTAtgtgcagatcatgtccaaatcagaataG